A single region of the Chitinophaga niabensis genome encodes:
- a CDS encoding tetratricopeptide repeat protein, with product MIRAISAMLCFLLFAASAKAQDNIDKALLMDYFQEQQFDKAIQYLEGTAKVQQANGLALLASAYYQSGQLAQAEKNYKLVLAQDSNHIPALQALGNIARQQKQPAKAFIHFEKLVALRPTNAGYYKQLGQVCENIAGMQDSSFKYMMQSYQLNQKDVTVISSLCAEFIAQKEYGKADSMLKLYMLFDSTQVNILAYLTKTSYLQKDFTTATMYGERLLSMGAVDPMGTIYLAVSYYNLKKYDSCALVYDKMKALAGASPETITYYAGLAYARMKNYERSNQLIQECIDQAKSKSLDSYYATLADNYEQMRQFRKAITYYDTSYYLFKDPMRQYGIGRIYEQHLQDPLNAKKHYKQYVLQAKPENKEEESIHTYVKERIKNL from the coding sequence ATGATCCGTGCTATTTCTGCTATGCTATGCTTCCTGCTTTTTGCTGCCAGTGCTAAAGCCCAGGATAATATTGATAAGGCTTTGCTGATGGATTATTTCCAGGAGCAGCAATTCGACAAAGCAATTCAATATCTCGAAGGAACAGCGAAAGTACAACAGGCAAATGGCCTGGCTTTACTGGCCAGTGCCTATTACCAAAGCGGGCAACTGGCACAGGCGGAAAAAAATTACAAACTGGTGCTGGCACAAGATTCCAATCATATACCTGCACTCCAGGCCCTTGGAAATATTGCCCGGCAGCAAAAGCAACCGGCTAAGGCATTCATACATTTCGAAAAGCTGGTAGCACTACGCCCCACCAATGCCGGCTATTATAAACAACTTGGCCAGGTATGCGAAAACATTGCAGGTATGCAGGATTCTTCCTTTAAATATATGATGCAATCCTACCAGCTTAACCAAAAGGATGTTACCGTGATCTCTTCTTTATGTGCTGAATTCATTGCCCAAAAAGAATATGGAAAGGCAGACAGCATGCTTAAGTTATATATGCTCTTTGATAGCACGCAGGTGAACATCCTTGCCTACCTCACAAAAACATCTTATCTCCAGAAAGATTTCACTACTGCCACGATGTATGGAGAACGCTTATTAAGCATGGGTGCTGTTGATCCTATGGGTACTATCTACCTGGCCGTTTCCTATTACAACCTTAAAAAATACGACAGCTGTGCTTTGGTGTATGACAAGATGAAGGCACTCGCAGGCGCCTCTCCTGAAACTATTACCTATTATGCCGGTCTTGCTTACGCACGGATGAAGAACTATGAAAGAAGCAACCAACTGATCCAGGAATGTATTGATCAGGCCAAGTCTAAAAGTCTTGATAGCTACTACGCCACGCTGGCAGACAATTATGAGCAGATGCGGCAATTCAGGAAAGCCATTACTTATTACGACACTTCTTATTACCTGTTTAAAGATCCCATGCGGCAATATGGTATCGGCCGGATCTATGAACAGCATCTGCAGGATCCGCTGAATGCCAAAAAGCATTACAAACAATATGTGTTGCAAGCCAAACCGGAAAATAAAGAGGAAGAATCCATCCACACTTACGTGAAAGAACGCATCAAGAATCTATAA
- the acs gene encoding acetate--CoA ligase has product MSYPYQLKNFEDYQQAWQHSVTDPEGFWANVADHFYWRRKWDNVLEWNFKQPDVKWFSGAKLNITENCLDRHLGTLGNQPAIIWEPNDPEEKHRVLTYRELFNKVCQFANVLKNNGVKKGDRVCIYMGMIPELAIAVLACARIGAIHSVVFGGFSAQSIADRIQDAQASLVITCDGAFRGGKDIPLKAVIDDALMACPSVKKVIVCTRTRTPVSMLKGRDVWWEDEIKQVETMGNPPVPAEEMDAEDMLFILYTSGSTGKPKGVVHTCAGYMVYANYTFINAFQYKPGQVFFCTADIGWITGHSYILYGPLSAGATTLLFEGIPTYPDAGRFWDIVDKFRVNVLYTAPTAIRSLMGFGLGPVNHKDLSSLTTLGTVGEPINEEAWHWYKDHIGKGKAPITDTWWQTETGGIMIAPLAGITPEKPGYATLPLPGIQPILVDENGKEIEGNGVNGNLCIKFPWPGMIRTTYGDHERCRTTYFATYDNLYFTGDGCLRDEDGYYRITGRVDDVLNVSGHRIGTAEVENAINMHAGVVESAVVGYPHDIKGQGIYAYVITDKLIKDPELTKKDIMQTVSRIIGPIAKPDKIQFVAGLPKTRSGKIMRRILRKIAEGELDNLGDTSTLLDPAVVEEIKRGKL; this is encoded by the coding sequence ATGTCGTACCCATACCAACTCAAGAATTTCGAAGATTATCAGCAAGCCTGGCAGCACAGTGTAACAGACCCGGAAGGATTTTGGGCCAACGTTGCCGATCATTTTTACTGGCGCCGTAAGTGGGACAATGTACTGGAATGGAACTTTAAACAACCCGATGTAAAATGGTTTTCCGGGGCAAAGCTCAACATTACGGAAAACTGCCTGGACAGGCATTTGGGTACCCTTGGCAATCAGCCTGCCATTATCTGGGAGCCCAATGATCCGGAAGAAAAACACCGTGTGCTCACTTATCGTGAACTGTTCAACAAGGTTTGCCAGTTTGCGAATGTGCTCAAAAATAACGGCGTGAAGAAAGGCGACCGTGTTTGTATCTACATGGGTATGATCCCCGAACTGGCCATTGCTGTATTAGCGTGTGCCCGTATCGGTGCTATCCATTCAGTGGTATTTGGAGGTTTCAGTGCACAATCTATTGCAGACCGTATCCAGGATGCACAGGCCAGCCTGGTGATCACCTGCGACGGAGCTTTCCGCGGCGGAAAGGATATTCCTTTGAAAGCTGTGATAGACGATGCTTTGATGGCCTGCCCTTCCGTTAAGAAAGTAATTGTTTGCACACGTACCCGCACACCGGTTAGTATGCTCAAGGGCAGAGACGTTTGGTGGGAAGATGAGATCAAACAAGTGGAAACCATGGGCAACCCGCCTGTGCCGGCTGAAGAAATGGATGCGGAAGATATGCTCTTTATCCTTTACACTTCCGGCTCTACGGGTAAACCTAAAGGTGTGGTACATACCTGCGCAGGTTACATGGTATATGCCAACTATACTTTTATCAATGCCTTCCAGTATAAACCCGGACAGGTATTTTTCTGTACAGCAGATATCGGCTGGATCACGGGCCACAGTTATATTCTTTATGGTCCTTTAAGCGCAGGCGCTACTACCCTGTTGTTTGAAGGCATCCCTACTTATCCTGATGCCGGACGCTTCTGGGACATTGTAGATAAATTCCGCGTGAATGTACTCTACACTGCTCCTACTGCTATCCGCAGCCTGATGGGTTTTGGCCTCGGCCCGGTGAACCACAAGGACCTCAGCTCACTCACTACATTAGGTACAGTAGGTGAACCTATCAATGAAGAAGCATGGCATTGGTATAAAGATCATATCGGTAAAGGAAAAGCGCCTATCACGGATACCTGGTGGCAAACAGAAACCGGTGGTATCATGATTGCCCCGCTGGCTGGCATTACACCTGAAAAACCAGGTTATGCCACACTTCCGCTGCCGGGCATTCAACCCATCCTGGTGGATGAGAACGGAAAAGAAATTGAAGGCAATGGTGTGAACGGCAATCTCTGCATCAAGTTCCCATGGCCCGGTATGATCCGCACCACCTATGGCGATCATGAACGTTGCCGCACCACTTACTTTGCTACTTACGATAATCTCTATTTCACCGGAGACGGTTGCCTCCGTGATGAAGATGGTTATTACCGTATCACAGGCCGTGTGGATGATGTACTCAATGTAAGCGGCCACCGTATTGGTACCGCAGAAGTGGAGAATGCCATCAACATGCACGCCGGTGTTGTGGAAAGTGCCGTAGTAGGCTATCCGCATGATATTAAAGGACAAGGTATCTATGCATATGTGATCACGGATAAACTGATAAAAGATCCTGAGCTCACAAAGAAAGATATCATGCAGACCGTTTCCCGGATCATTGGGCCTATTGCAAAACCGGATAAGATCCAGTTTGTAGCAGGCCTGCCTAAAACACGTTCCGGTAAGATCATGCGCCGTATCCTGCGCAAGATCGCAGAAGGGGAATTAGACAACCTTGGCGATACTTCCACACTGCTGGACCCGGCTGTTGTAGAAGAGATCAAAAGAGGAAAATTATAA
- a CDS encoding TonB-dependent receptor, whose protein sequence is MAIKLLFCYLLFAASATAQSIHGVVRHNNEPLIAATVVLMRTDSSIVKTVSTGKGGQFAIDAVPQGRYILSARFLGYQPYFTSVVSPFAQSIQISLLPLAQQLQRVSVQAQRPPAIEQRIDGLVYNPQGDLVAAGSNAQDLLQRVPFVTISQEGAISIRGNSSVKVFINNKPAEFYANNVADLLKSLSADDIAKVEVITHPSARYDAEGSAGVLNIWLKKNRLRGLTGTLSANANDIDQNYNLKFNYRMAKVYSTFEVYQNLYKSYNYEETERVGYNGFTLRQSSQNRQHGRGNYFTFNAGWEPDSTQALDVSMRLGIFPDFRESQLQASQFQESIPVREYARHTNRDGLYRSRGLTFSYNKRLGSNRELFVLGGYSARNNESGYIMQANAYKEKNENKGRNYDVMLQSDYVHPFSSMHKIETGIKYSKREINTDYALFNFDSLAGYEKDPQRSLRYHFIQNVMAAYLSYDLTVKEWKFRSGIRYEYTWLSAQELSLPPYHIIVPNIIISRRFFSKHTFNLSYSYRIQRPEAYHLSPSMDYSDSLNITTGNPDLVPEKINRFELGYSTVFSNNSSVSVSVYHSYANNSIQSIRVMKGNGVIYNSYANIAGNSKTGLSLNNTLNIGKRFKLNTNADLYYITFRSDTIITQRPYARISSTATYQLPKGFALEGSIYWESRYPLVYGYVTGWRNYFLGINKKLWGERAAVSLRTQSLTSRYFHGKGEFFGDTYIERFKRNFQRPFLRIGFTYKFGKTFNTRPERTRRSIEGL, encoded by the coding sequence ATGGCAATAAAACTCCTGTTCTGTTATTTGCTTTTTGCGGCTTCAGCTACTGCTCAATCCATTCATGGCGTAGTAAGGCATAACAATGAGCCGTTGATTGCGGCTACTGTTGTATTGATGCGTACGGACAGCAGCATTGTGAAAACGGTCAGTACCGGCAAAGGCGGCCAGTTTGCAATAGACGCGGTACCGCAGGGCCGTTATATTCTGAGCGCCCGTTTCCTTGGTTATCAGCCATACTTTACTTCCGTTGTATCTCCTTTCGCCCAATCTATACAGATATCCCTTCTTCCGCTTGCACAACAGTTACAGCGTGTAAGTGTGCAGGCCCAGCGGCCACCAGCTATTGAACAGAGGATAGACGGACTTGTGTATAACCCGCAAGGGGACCTGGTGGCCGCAGGGAGTAATGCACAGGACCTTTTGCAGCGCGTACCCTTTGTAACCATCAGCCAGGAAGGCGCTATCAGCATCCGCGGGAATAGCAGTGTGAAGGTATTCATCAATAACAAACCTGCTGAGTTCTATGCCAATAATGTGGCGGACCTGCTGAAATCATTATCTGCTGATGATATTGCGAAGGTAGAAGTGATCACACACCCTTCTGCCCGCTATGATGCAGAAGGCTCCGCTGGTGTATTAAACATCTGGTTAAAGAAAAACCGCCTGCGGGGCCTTACGGGAACCCTTAGCGCCAATGCAAACGACATTGATCAGAATTACAACCTGAAGTTCAATTACCGGATGGCAAAAGTATACAGCACGTTTGAAGTGTATCAGAACCTTTATAAGAGTTATAATTATGAGGAAACGGAGCGCGTTGGGTATAATGGTTTTACACTCCGGCAGTCCTCCCAAAACAGGCAGCATGGCCGTGGGAATTATTTCACTTTCAATGCAGGCTGGGAGCCGGATAGCACACAGGCATTGGACGTTTCCATGCGCCTGGGCATCTTTCCTGATTTCCGCGAAAGCCAGTTGCAGGCATCGCAGTTCCAGGAAAGTATTCCTGTAAGGGAATACGCCCGCCATACCAACAGAGATGGTTTGTACCGCAGCAGGGGCCTCACTTTTTCTTACAATAAACGCCTGGGAAGTAACCGGGAATTGTTTGTATTAGGTGGTTATTCCGCACGTAACAATGAAAGCGGGTACATTATGCAGGCGAACGCATATAAAGAAAAGAATGAGAACAAAGGGCGTAATTACGATGTTATGCTGCAATCAGATTATGTGCATCCTTTTTCTTCTATGCATAAAATTGAAACGGGGATCAAGTATTCAAAGAGAGAGATCAACACGGATTATGCACTCTTCAATTTTGATTCGCTCGCAGGATACGAAAAAGATCCACAGCGTTCATTACGCTATCATTTCATACAAAACGTGATGGCAGCTTACCTGAGCTATGATCTTACTGTGAAAGAATGGAAGTTCCGGTCAGGTATAAGATATGAATACACCTGGCTCAGTGCACAGGAACTTTCGTTGCCCCCATATCATATCATCGTTCCCAATATTATTATTTCACGGCGTTTCTTTTCCAAACATACTTTCAATCTCAGCTATTCTTACCGGATACAGCGGCCGGAGGCATATCACCTTTCTCCTTCCATGGATTACAGCGACTCGCTTAATATTACCACCGGCAATCCTGATCTTGTTCCTGAAAAGATCAACCGCTTTGAACTGGGTTATTCTACTGTGTTCTCCAATAATAGTTCTGTTAGTGTATCTGTTTATCATTCCTATGCCAATAACAGTATTCAAAGCATAAGGGTCATGAAAGGAAATGGTGTGATCTATAACAGTTACGCGAACATTGCCGGCAATAGTAAAACAGGTTTGTCCTTAAACAATACCCTGAATATCGGGAAACGTTTCAAACTGAATACAAATGCAGACCTGTATTATATAACGTTCCGCAGTGATACAATTATCACTCAGCGGCCCTATGCGCGGATTTCTTCCACAGCCACTTACCAGTTGCCTAAAGGTTTTGCCCTGGAAGGATCAATCTACTGGGAATCACGGTATCCCCTGGTGTATGGATATGTTACGGGCTGGAGGAATTATTTCCTGGGCATCAATAAGAAATTATGGGGAGAAAGAGCGGCTGTAAGCCTTCGTACACAAAGCCTTACCAGCCGTTATTTCCATGGCAAAGGAGAGTTTTTTGGCGATACTTATATAGAACGGTTCAAAAGGAATTTCCAGCGTCCTTTTCTTCGTATAGGCTTCACGTATAAATTCGGGAAAACATTTAATACGCGGCCTGAAAGAACAAGGAGAAGTATTGAAGGGCTTTAA
- a CDS encoding L,D-transpeptidase family protein, with translation MWRYCFLFFLLPLFAFEHNNNDLYSVRLNPARIDVDKVFLLVDKSDYRMYLYEDATLIKIYKVVFGNEDTRDKYVQGDRRTPDGTFRILSKRYDNRWSRFLLLDYPNIQSREKFLQRQAQGLIQRGADIGGGIGIHGVEYASGIRDNYVEQRINWTLGCVSLKNGDVNELYDVVKVGTPVVIRP, from the coding sequence ATGTGGCGTTATTGCTTTTTATTTTTCTTATTGCCCCTGTTTGCCTTTGAGCACAATAATAATGACCTTTATAGCGTTAGGCTCAACCCCGCGCGGATAGATGTAGACAAAGTGTTTCTGCTCGTAGACAAAAGTGATTACCGCATGTATCTTTATGAAGATGCTACTTTGATCAAGATCTATAAAGTGGTATTCGGCAATGAAGATACAAGGGATAAATATGTACAGGGCGATCGCCGTACACCGGATGGAACATTCCGCATCCTTTCCAAACGTTACGATAATCGCTGGAGCCGCTTTCTGTTGCTGGATTACCCGAACATTCAATCACGCGAAAAATTCCTGCAACGCCAGGCCCAGGGCCTCATTCAAAGAGGGGCGGACATTGGTGGCGGTATTGGCATCCATGGTGTAGAGTATGCATCCGGCATTCGTGATAATTATGTGGAACAACGTATTAACTGGACGCTGGGTTGTGTAAGCCTGAAAAATGGAGATGTGAATGAGTTATATGATGTAGTGAAAGTAGGCACCCCTGTAGTAATAAGACCTTAA
- a CDS encoding M16 family metallopeptidase gives MRVTSLILLLLLSATLQMSAQEKHQWKDATSGGYTYRYITGDPMQARFYTLKNGLTVILSVNKKDPRIQTLIGVRAGSNSDPKDHTGLAHYLEHLLFKGTTKFGSLDWAKEKPLLDKVEGLYDTYNKTTDVEKRKAIYKQIDSMSGAAAKFAIANEYDKMMTNMGAQGTNAHTWVEETVYEEDIPSTAVDKFLAVQAERFRDPVFRIFHTELEAVYEEKNRGLDNDGRKMYEAMLFNLFPTHNYGQQSTIGTVEHLKNPSLKAIRQFYNEYYVPNNMAIVFAGDFDPDYVIKRIDQQFGYMKTKPVKEYKAPAEAPITKPIVKEVFGPDAENVNLAYRMPGALDTKSAVVLTVLSQILSNGKAGLMDLNLNKQQKVLGASVSTLPWKDYTVFSLSGRAKEGQTLDEVKDLLLGQLDILRKGEFDESLITAIVNNFKLYEIQGLESNGNRANSLMDGYIKHAGKNWLYDVSYVEDMGKVTKKQIVDFANKYMSDSYVLLYKRKGEDKNIEKVEKPPITPVEVNRDAQSEFLKSVAALPETPVKPLWLDYDKDIQKGKVGNADLLYVQNKDNGLFRLYYRFNMGSWSNKKLPIAASYLQFLGTDKYSSEEISKQFYNIACSFNLTAGAEETTVTITGLQENFDKAVQLFDHLITNCKPDEKALAGFKNRIAKSRSDMKLNKGQIMSGLRSYATYGAKNPFNNQLSKEELDALTAEELTTLLHELPSYKHTIIYYGPNDLATTTAAVQKLHQQPAAFKADMPAKQFEKTVQASNKVLFADYDMVQAEVNWVRNGDVFNPANTAVVNLFNSYFGGGMGSIVFQTIRESKALAYSTYAFYAAPNKKTDRYAVLAYVGSQADKVNEAIAGMNELLTTIPKADKSFETARSSMKKDIETERITQDGIIFSYLGAQKLGLNTDIRKSVYESVDKLSFDDVKQLHDQNIAGKPYSYCILASEKRIKLDDLKKYGDVQKVTLEEIFGY, from the coding sequence ATGAGAGTAACCTCCCTTATTTTATTGCTGCTGCTATCCGCAACGCTGCAAATGTCAGCCCAGGAAAAGCACCAGTGGAAAGACGCCACATCTGGTGGCTATACCTACCGGTACATTACCGGAGACCCAATGCAGGCCCGCTTTTACACTTTAAAGAATGGCCTTACCGTTATTCTGAGTGTCAACAAAAAAGACCCCCGCATTCAAACGCTCATTGGTGTACGCGCAGGTAGTAACAGCGATCCTAAAGACCATACCGGCCTTGCACACTACCTTGAACACCTGTTATTTAAGGGCACTACAAAGTTCGGCTCCCTGGACTGGGCTAAAGAAAAGCCCCTGCTCGATAAGGTAGAGGGCCTGTACGACACTTACAACAAAACCACGGATGTAGAAAAGCGCAAAGCCATCTACAAACAGATAGACAGCATGTCCGGCGCTGCCGCCAAATTCGCCATCGCCAATGAGTACGATAAGATGATGACGAATATGGGCGCGCAGGGAACCAATGCCCATACCTGGGTAGAGGAAACTGTATATGAGGAGGATATCCCTTCCACCGCAGTAGATAAATTCCTGGCAGTGCAGGCAGAACGTTTCCGTGATCCTGTTTTCCGCATCTTCCATACAGAGCTGGAAGCTGTGTATGAAGAAAAGAACCGTGGGCTGGATAACGATGGCCGCAAAATGTATGAGGCCATGCTCTTCAATTTATTCCCTACCCACAATTACGGGCAGCAGTCTACCATCGGAACGGTAGAACATCTGAAGAACCCTTCCCTGAAGGCCATTCGCCAGTTCTACAATGAATACTATGTGCCTAATAACATGGCGATCGTTTTCGCGGGCGACTTTGATCCTGATTACGTGATCAAACGTATCGATCAGCAGTTCGGCTATATGAAAACCAAACCGGTGAAGGAATACAAAGCTCCTGCTGAAGCACCGATCACTAAACCGATCGTGAAGGAAGTATTTGGCCCTGATGCGGAAAATGTAAACCTGGCTTATCGTATGCCCGGTGCGCTGGATACTAAATCCGCAGTTGTGCTCACCGTTCTGTCACAGATCCTGTCCAACGGTAAAGCTGGTCTGATGGACCTCAACCTGAACAAACAACAAAAAGTACTGGGTGCCAGTGTAAGTACGCTGCCCTGGAAAGACTATACCGTATTTTCTTTAAGTGGCCGCGCCAAAGAAGGGCAAACGCTGGATGAAGTAAAAGACCTGCTGCTCGGCCAGCTGGACATCCTGCGGAAAGGTGAATTTGATGAATCTCTCATCACCGCTATCGTAAATAACTTCAAACTCTACGAGATACAAGGCCTGGAAAGCAATGGCAACCGTGCTAACAGCCTTATGGACGGGTACATTAAACATGCCGGCAAAAACTGGCTGTATGATGTTTCTTATGTAGAAGATATGGGCAAGGTCACTAAAAAACAGATCGTTGATTTTGCGAATAAATACATGAGCGACAGCTATGTGCTGCTATACAAACGTAAAGGAGAAGACAAGAATATTGAAAAAGTAGAGAAACCACCGATCACGCCGGTAGAAGTGAACCGCGATGCGCAGTCTGAATTCCTGAAGAGTGTGGCCGCTCTTCCCGAAACACCTGTGAAGCCGCTCTGGCTGGATTATGATAAAGACATCCAGAAAGGAAAGGTTGGCAATGCAGACCTGTTATATGTGCAGAATAAAGACAACGGTTTATTCCGTCTTTACTACCGTTTCAACATGGGCAGCTGGAGCAACAAAAAATTGCCGATAGCTGCATCATACCTGCAATTCCTGGGTACGGACAAATATTCCTCCGAAGAGATCAGCAAGCAGTTCTACAATATTGCCTGTTCCTTCAACCTTACTGCCGGAGCAGAAGAAACAACCGTTACCATCACTGGTTTACAGGAGAACTTCGACAAAGCCGTGCAATTGTTTGATCACCTGATCACTAACTGCAAACCGGATGAAAAAGCACTGGCCGGTTTCAAGAACAGGATCGCGAAATCCCGTTCAGACATGAAACTGAATAAAGGGCAGATCATGAGCGGTTTGAGGTCTTACGCAACATATGGGGCTAAAAATCCGTTCAATAATCAGCTGAGCAAAGAAGAACTGGATGCGTTAACAGCAGAGGAGCTGACAACACTGCTGCACGAACTGCCGAGCTATAAACACACCATCATTTACTACGGTCCAAACGACCTGGCAACAACTACTGCTGCTGTTCAGAAACTGCATCAGCAACCTGCTGCATTTAAGGCAGACATGCCGGCAAAACAGTTTGAGAAAACTGTACAGGCCAGCAATAAAGTATTGTTTGCAGATTATGATATGGTGCAGGCAGAAGTGAACTGGGTGCGTAACGGCGATGTGTTTAATCCTGCCAATACAGCCGTAGTGAACCTCTTCAACTCTTATTTCGGAGGAGGTATGGGTTCTATTGTGTTCCAAACCATCCGCGAATCCAAAGCGCTGGCTTACTCTACTTATGCCTTCTATGCGGCACCTAACAAGAAAACAGACCGTTATGCGGTATTGGCTTATGTAGGCAGCCAGGCAGATAAAGTGAACGAAGCGATTGCCGGTATGAATGAATTGCTGACCACTATTCCTAAAGCAGACAAGTCTTTTGAAACGGCCCGCAGCAGTATGAAAAAGGATATTGAAACGGAGCGTATCACGCAGGACGGTATTATCTTCAGCTACCTGGGTGCTCAGAAACTGGGCCTGAATACCGATATCCGCAAATCAGTATACGAAAGCGTGGACAAGCTGAGCTTTGATGACGTGAAACAGCTGCATGATCAAAATATAGCAGGAAAACCTTACTCCTACTGCATCCTGGCCTCTGAGAAACGCATTAAGCTGGATGATCTGAAAAAGTATGGTGATGTTCAGAAAGTAACGCTGGAAGAAATATTCGGATATTAA
- a CDS encoding outer membrane beta-barrel protein: protein MKQKFLLTILTMILAMGSAFAQHESIDTIQIKGLVIVKGKDARGKSIFKAYQDTGYARQKLKKNLHTKWLVFDVGFNNYRDRSNYPGAMVMSLYPQNQQPYYPNLTAADGSYDYSGAALNKFAPRNASQPLTPSEFKLITGKSINFNIWVLMQRLNIHKHKLNLIYALGVEMNNYRFARNITYIAGYPTTIIRDSVGFSKNKLFAQYLTIPVMLNFNSNPARPGRSFEMSLGFSGGYLLKSRTKQVSEERGKVRHTDDFSLNKWRLGLTGELAYGPIKLYSNFALTPLHDYGLEQYPFSVGFRFNGF from the coding sequence ATGAAGCAAAAATTTTTACTCACCATTCTTACAATGATCCTTGCAATGGGCAGCGCTTTTGCTCAGCATGAATCTATAGATACCATACAGATCAAGGGTTTGGTTATTGTGAAGGGGAAAGACGCCAGGGGAAAAAGCATTTTCAAAGCTTACCAGGATACAGGATACGCCCGTCAGAAACTGAAAAAGAACCTCCATACCAAATGGCTGGTATTCGATGTGGGATTTAATAATTACAGGGACCGGAGCAATTATCCCGGTGCCATGGTAATGTCTCTCTACCCACAGAACCAACAGCCATATTATCCCAACCTTACTGCCGCAGACGGCAGCTATGACTATTCCGGCGCCGCCCTCAATAAATTCGCGCCACGTAACGCCAGTCAGCCATTAACACCTTCGGAGTTTAAACTTATCACAGGCAAATCAATCAATTTTAATATCTGGGTGTTGATGCAACGCCTGAATATCCATAAACACAAATTGAACCTTATCTACGCTTTAGGTGTAGAAATGAATAACTATCGGTTTGCCCGGAATATCACGTATATAGCTGGTTATCCGACCACTATCATCCGTGACTCAGTAGGGTTTTCCAAAAACAAGCTGTTTGCACAGTACCTGACCATCCCCGTGATGCTAAACTTTAACTCTAATCCTGCCCGTCCCGGCCGCTCTTTTGAAATGAGCCTGGGCTTTTCCGGCGGATATTTGCTCAAATCACGCACCAAACAAGTGAGTGAAGAAAGAGGCAAAGTGAGGCACACAGACGATTTCAGTCTGAACAAATGGCGTTTAGGCCTGACAGGTGAATTAGCATATGGTCCTATTAAACTATATAGTAACTTTGCCCTCACGCCTTTACATGACTATGGGCTGGAACAATACCCCTTTTCTGTAGGGTTCCGGTTCAATGGATTTTAA
- a CDS encoding RNA polymerase sigma factor, translated as MTEKEYNKCVDLYSDNLFRFIVKNLEHTEDARDVVQNAFEILWKHCTDVPFEKAKSYLFTVAYHNMIDHVRKVKRITLVEEFKEEAKVSEQKIHNARSIIEKALDRLSDVQRSLILLKDYEGYSYEEIGEIMHLNPSQVKVYLHRARAHLKEYLVKMENVI; from the coding sequence ATGACGGAAAAGGAGTACAACAAATGCGTAGATCTGTATAGCGATAACCTCTTCCGGTTCATTGTCAAAAATCTTGAGCACACGGAAGATGCACGGGATGTAGTACAGAACGCGTTTGAAATATTATGGAAACATTGCACTGATGTGCCTTTTGAGAAGGCCAAGAGCTATTTGTTTACCGTAGCGTACCATAATATGATAGACCATGTGCGGAAAGTGAAGCGGATCACGCTGGTGGAGGAATTCAAAGAAGAAGCAAAGGTTTCTGAACAAAAGATACACAATGCCCGTAGTATCATAGAAAAAGCGCTGGACCGGCTAAGTGATGTACAACGCTCCCTGATACTGCTAAAAGATTATGAGGGATACAGCTACGAGGAGATAGGAGAGATTATGCACTTAAACCCTTCACAGGTAAAGGTTTATCTGCACCGCGCAAGGGCGCATCTGAAGGAATACCTGGTTAAGATGGAAAACGTGATTTAG